The following nucleotide sequence is from Paenibacillus odorifer.
TAGAATTTCTATTCAAAAGATGCTCAATTCCTGCCGCGACTCCGTTTTCCTCATTGCTGGTGGTAATGAATTCCGCCATTTCCTTAAGGATTGGCGCAGCGTTAGCCATAGCAATCCGGTAGCCGGCCTTCTCGAACATCGGCTGATCGTTATAACTGTCGCCCATGACAGCTACATCCGCTAGCGAGATACCATAATGGTCAGCAAGCATGGTTACACCGGAGCCTTTGTTGGCCTCTTCATGGTTAATCTCGATATTATTCACATGGGAGGCGGTGATAATTAAGCCCGGAATAGCCGCGAAGCGGGTGGAGGCTTCCTTGAGCAGCTCTCGGTTTAGAGAAAAAGCCAATGTTTTATAAATAACATTTTCCTCCTTGCTCCACACCTCTTCCATACTCTCCACATAGGTTACCGCTGCTTGTTGAAACTGTTGATCGATCATTGCTTTCAGCAGCCAGCTGACTTCTTCAGGAACTTCTTCATCGCTTAGTGCAGATAATTTCTCTAACCGTACACGTTTGTTCAGCTCTACATAAACGTTATCCTCAGTGTAAACCTCGTAATACAAGTCCGGAATTTCGTTCATCCAGCGCAGAGCGGGAATGATGTCCGCTTTATTCAGCGGCGTGCTTGCCGCGAGGGTGCGATCAGATAATGTGACGACTGCGCCATTTAGACTGACTACAGGACATTCCAGATCCGCTAGCCGAAGCTGACGTTCTGCATCCATAAAAGAGCGCCCTGTAGCAATGATAACAATGTGACCTAGTTTCTGAGCTTTTATAATAGCTTCGCGGTTTTTTGGACTGATGTTTCCTTCTTCGTTCAGTAATGTTCCATCCATATCTAAAGCAATCAGCATATTGTATGAGCTCCTTTTCCAGGTAAAGTGGTACTTTTTAAGGGGTATTGAAACGTTACTTGTATCTTATCATTAATATTCTGAAAACCAAAAACCATTTTCATGCAACTGTACAATAATGAACGTCCAACAGGAGATAAAAGGTTTTTACAGTATATTTTTAGAAAATAGTTCAGTCGTGGTACAATAGTTGTCAAACTAACCGACTAGCCGAATCTATCGTCAGCTTATGTTCGAGGAACGTGACCGACGGTATTTTTCCTGCGTAAGGACATCGGCAGCTGCTTATGTAAAGGGGACTATTTATGAGATCCAAAAACTTAGCCACCATGTCACTCGCCTTTATGG
It contains:
- a CDS encoding Cof-type HAD-IIB family hydrolase, with the translated sequence MLIALDMDGTLLNEEGNISPKNREAIIKAQKLGHIVIIATGRSFMDAERQLRLADLECPVVSLNGAVVTLSDRTLAASTPLNKADIIPALRWMNEIPDLYYEVYTEDNVYVELNKRVRLEKLSALSDEEVPEEVSWLLKAMIDQQFQQAAVTYVESMEEVWSKEENVIYKTLAFSLNRELLKEASTRFAAIPGLIITASHVNNIEINHEEANKGSGVTMLADHYGISLADVAVMGDSYNDQPMFEKAGYRIAMANAAPILKEMAEFITTSNEENGVAAGIEHLLNRNSKE